Proteins encoded by one window of Salicibibacter halophilus:
- the minD gene encoding septum site-determining protein MinD, with product MGEAIVITSGKGGVGKTTTSANIGTALALQGKQVCLLDTDIGLRNLDVVMGLENRIIYDLVDVLEERCKVQQALIRDKRFDCLHVLPAAQTKEKTAVTPEQMEEIVDALKPDYDYLIIDSPAGIEHGFRIAVAGADQAIVVTTPDTSAVRDADRIIGLLEQENIPSPKLIVNRVRTNASKEEAEDMLDVDDVAATLAIDLLGIVFDDENVLRAANKGEPVATTPNTSASFAYRNIARRILGESVPLLSIEPKKGFLAKVKKLFGIEA from the coding sequence GTGGGAGAGGCTATCGTCATCACATCAGGGAAAGGCGGCGTCGGAAAAACGACGACTTCGGCGAATATCGGGACGGCTTTGGCCTTGCAAGGCAAACAAGTTTGCTTGCTCGATACCGATATTGGACTGCGAAACCTTGATGTCGTCATGGGATTGGAAAACCGGATCATTTATGATCTGGTCGATGTTCTGGAAGAACGCTGTAAAGTTCAACAAGCGTTGATTCGGGATAAACGTTTTGATTGTCTGCACGTGCTTCCCGCGGCGCAAACGAAAGAAAAAACAGCAGTCACGCCGGAACAGATGGAAGAAATTGTTGATGCGTTAAAACCGGATTACGATTACTTGATTATCGATTCCCCGGCCGGCATCGAGCACGGGTTTCGAATTGCGGTAGCCGGTGCCGACCAAGCAATCGTCGTTACTACCCCCGATACATCAGCTGTCCGTGATGCCGACCGCATTATCGGTTTATTGGAGCAAGAGAATATCCCTTCGCCGAAACTGATCGTGAACCGTGTTCGTACAAACGCATCGAAAGAAGAAGCAGAAGATATGTTGGATGTGGACGATGTCGCGGCCACGTTGGCCATTGATCTTCTCGGCATTGTCTTTGATGATGAAAATGTTTTGCGTGCCGCCAATAAAGGCGAGCCCGTGGCGACAACCCCGAACACTTCCGCCTCATTCGCATATCGAAACATTGCCAGGCGCATTCTCGGAGAATCCGTCCCCCTCCTTTCCATTGAACCTAAAAAAGGATTTCTCGCGAAAGTAAAAAAATTATTTGGGATTGAAGCTTAA
- a CDS encoding septum site-determining protein MinC yields MGALKGTARAGTKGNEEAVIAAAILVPAQMMIADHLYLTELNREELAKEATLAWPRCAYVEKEQQAIVFQPMISLAELRKQRSKQKEQE; encoded by the coding sequence ATGGGAGCTTTGAAAGGGACCGCCCGTGCCGGCACAAAAGGAAACGAGGAAGCGGTAATCGCGGCCGCCATATTGGTGCCTGCTCAGATGATGATTGCCGATCATCTATACTTAACGGAATTAAATCGCGAGGAATTGGCAAAGGAAGCGACGCTCGCGTGGCCTCGTTGTGCATATGTTGAAAAGGAACAACAAGCGATCGTATTTCAGCCTATGATCAGTTTAGCGGAGCTGCGAAAACAACGAAGCAAACAAAAAGAACAAGAATAA
- the mreD gene encoding rod shape-determining protein MreD has protein sequence MRYLLPVLIAVVFLIEGTWFQVLVPPTDEFVWVPRFVFVMIVIISIYKGAMTGLMYGGITGLFQDVVYSSLIGVYMFSYGFLAYLGGVSYESVKNRLMLMVLVIVLAVSGLELLTYGIYQGIGYTSVPFGDFAWQRWLPSVLLNGAFGILILFPLRKIFAKLEREDRFKNRSL, from the coding sequence ATGCGTTACTTGCTCCCCGTCCTGATCGCCGTTGTATTTTTAATTGAAGGAACGTGGTTTCAGGTATTGGTCCCGCCGACAGATGAATTCGTATGGGTCCCGCGCTTCGTGTTTGTGATGATCGTTATCATATCCATATACAAAGGTGCGATGACAGGACTCATGTATGGAGGCATAACAGGTCTTTTTCAAGATGTGGTCTATTCGTCATTGATCGGTGTTTATATGTTTTCTTATGGGTTCCTTGCCTATTTGGGCGGTGTCTCTTATGAATCGGTAAAAAACCGGTTAATGCTCATGGTGTTGGTGATTGTTCTTGCTGTTAGCGGGTTGGAGCTTCTAACCTATGGCATATATCAAGGGATAGGCTATACGTCGGTCCCCTTTGGTGACTTTGCCTGGCAGCGTTGGCTGCCTTCCGTGTTATTGAACGGGGCATTTGGCATTTTGATCCTATTCCCGTTGCGAAAAATCTTTGCAAAACTGGAGCGCGAAGACCGTTTTAAAAACAGATCGTTGTAA
- the mreC gene encoding rod shape-determining protein MreC, with product MPHFFSNKRLILLMVSIIVLVILVGLTMNEREEVTWPEQFINDSVGVVQSAFQRPANFLGGIFDDIGNIANIYEENERLKSQMDDYAFLSSEVDGLREENASLREAQDMEESLGDYSSLTALVIERQPDRWTETIGINRGSQHGIENDMAVITAGGLVGRIQHTGMFTSQVQLLSDGERMNRISAKVAIEDEAPAYGFIEGWDDEEGAFVLSKIEAEEELEEGQEVSTSGLGGLGFPADLPIGKITGVESDEYGLTMNAFVEPAADYHNIEHVMVLDRNSPELEDFDEEEEEEETEGAEEPVELDPEGGAD from the coding sequence ATGCCCCATTTTTTTTCTAATAAACGCTTGATATTGCTTATGGTCAGCATTATTGTGCTCGTCATTTTGGTCGGTCTGACGATGAATGAGCGAGAAGAGGTGACGTGGCCGGAGCAATTTATTAATGATTCCGTCGGGGTTGTTCAATCTGCATTCCAACGTCCGGCGAACTTTTTGGGTGGTATTTTTGATGATATCGGTAATATCGCCAATATTTATGAAGAAAACGAACGATTGAAATCCCAGATGGATGATTATGCATTTCTGTCTTCAGAAGTGGATGGGCTGCGTGAAGAAAATGCCAGTTTACGGGAAGCACAGGATATGGAGGAAAGCTTGGGGGATTATTCGAGTTTGACGGCGCTTGTCATTGAACGCCAGCCAGACCGTTGGACGGAAACGATTGGCATTAATCGTGGTTCCCAACATGGTATCGAGAATGATATGGCGGTGATTACCGCGGGTGGATTGGTTGGTCGTATTCAACACACCGGAATGTTTACCTCTCAAGTGCAATTGCTATCCGACGGAGAGCGTATGAATCGAATCTCCGCGAAAGTAGCCATTGAAGATGAAGCCCCTGCCTATGGATTCATTGAAGGTTGGGATGATGAAGAAGGTGCGTTCGTTTTAAGCAAAATTGAGGCTGAAGAAGAACTCGAAGAAGGCCAGGAAGTAAGCACCTCAGGGTTAGGTGGACTCGGATTTCCTGCCGATCTTCCTATCGGGAAGATTACGGGAGTGGAAAGTGATGAATATGGCTTAACGATGAATGCTTTTGTGGAACCGGCCGCCGACTACCACAATATTGAACACGTCATGGTGTTGGACCGGAACAGTCCTGAACTTGAGGATTTTGACGAAGAGGAAGAGGAAGAAGAAACCGAGGGTGCAGAGGAACCGGTGGAGCTTGATCCTGAAGGGGGCGCGGATTGA
- a CDS encoding rod shape-determining protein: MFGGFSKDLGIDLGTANTLVYAKGKGVVVREPSVVAIRSDEQTIEAVGDDAKNMIGRTPGNIVAVRPMKDGVIADFDTTATMMKYFIRQAQKSRSIFTRKPNVMVCVPSGITAVEKRAVEDATKQAGAREAYTIEEPFASAIGADLPVWEPTGSMVVDIGGGTTEVAIISLGGIVTSQSIRVAGDELDDAIIQYIKKTYNLMIGERTSESLKMEIGSAGKLENVSSMDIRGRDLVTGLPKTITIQSDEISHAISDTVTTIMETVKATLERTPPELAADIMDRGIVLTGGGSLLNGLDKVLGEETDMPVLVAENPLDCVALGTGRALENLHLFRSRAGITARSNRK, translated from the coding sequence ATGTTTGGTGGTTTTTCAAAGGATTTAGGAATTGATTTAGGAACGGCGAATACGCTCGTCTATGCAAAAGGCAAAGGTGTTGTAGTGAGAGAACCATCGGTTGTAGCGATTCGTTCGGACGAACAAACGATTGAAGCCGTCGGGGATGATGCGAAAAACATGATCGGAAGGACCCCGGGAAACATTGTAGCTGTCCGGCCGATGAAAGACGGCGTTATTGCTGATTTCGATACGACTGCAACGATGATGAAGTATTTTATTCGCCAAGCACAGAAAAGCCGCTCCATTTTCACCCGCAAGCCTAACGTGATGGTTTGTGTTCCATCGGGAATTACGGCTGTGGAAAAAAGAGCGGTTGAAGATGCGACGAAACAAGCAGGTGCCCGCGAGGCGTACACGATTGAAGAACCGTTTGCTTCCGCCATCGGGGCGGATCTTCCGGTGTGGGAGCCGACCGGCAGCATGGTCGTGGATATCGGTGGCGGCACAACGGAAGTTGCAATCATCTCCCTTGGCGGGATCGTGACAAGCCAATCGATTCGAGTAGCCGGAGATGAATTGGACGACGCTATTATTCAATACATTAAAAAGACGTACAATCTAATGATTGGAGAACGGACGAGCGAAAGCTTGAAGATGGAAATAGGTTCAGCGGGCAAATTGGAGAACGTGAGCAGTATGGACATTCGCGGACGTGACCTTGTTACGGGGCTGCCAAAAACAATTACGATCCAATCGGATGAGATTTCCCATGCGATAAGCGATACCGTCACTACAATTATGGAGACGGTAAAAGCAACCCTTGAACGAACGCCCCCGGAACTGGCTGCGGATATCATGGATCGGGGAATTGTGCTGACAGGCGGTGGTTCTCTTTTAAATGGTCTTGATAAAGTACTTGGCGAGGAGACGGATATGCCGGTACTCGTTGCAGAGAATCCGCTGGACTGTGTGGCGCTTGGAACGGGAAGAGCGTTGGAGAACCTCCACCTTTTTCGGTCGCGCGCCGGGATTACCGCGAGATCAAACCGAAAATAG
- the mgtE gene encoding magnesium transporter: MHRLDKHRLNEYAKETMDFLRNENIPLFRKTFLKLHSMDQATIFVALDLKERAKLYHNISAEEFSNIFQELDYKVQRMILQELHETYAADMFNEMNTDDAASFLVALPEKMQRGLLQKMNDTEASEIQELMGYPEETAGSIMTKDYVQIRAASTAREVLAYLQTEKPDAETIYYLYVVNEHNKLTGILSLRELITNNPSERVENLMRTQLITIQDDDDQEDVARIIQHYDLLALPVLTDAGALVGIVTVDDVMDVVEDETTEDIGELSAVRGATDVNLSAFASARKRAPWLILLMFLGLLTGGVIDQFEETLEAVVILAVFIPMIMDSAGNIGTQSLAVVVRGIAVGTFQRESIRQLLKRQLGTGLMVGLMCGAVIFVVVPLIPFFDGSWMLGAIVGISIFLSLSIACVVGAIMPLIINKLKLDPALASGPFVTTIGDVVGLFIYFSIATSLLQYL, translated from the coding sequence ATGCATCGCTTGGACAAACATAGACTGAACGAGTATGCGAAGGAAACCATGGATTTTTTGCGAAATGAGAATATCCCTCTCTTTCGAAAGACATTCCTTAAATTGCATTCGATGGATCAAGCCACAATTTTCGTTGCCCTGGATCTTAAGGAACGAGCCAAACTTTATCATAATATTTCAGCTGAAGAATTTTCAAACATCTTCCAAGAGCTTGACTACAAAGTACAACGAATGATCTTACAAGAACTTCATGAAACGTATGCAGCCGATATGTTTAATGAAATGAATACGGATGATGCTGCATCATTTCTAGTTGCATTGCCTGAAAAAATGCAACGTGGCCTTCTTCAAAAGATGAATGACACCGAGGCCTCGGAAATTCAAGAGTTAATGGGCTATCCTGAGGAAACCGCGGGATCCATTATGACAAAAGATTATGTGCAAATAAGAGCGGCTTCCACAGCTCGTGAAGTTTTGGCATATTTGCAAACAGAGAAGCCCGATGCAGAAACGATTTATTATCTATACGTCGTCAATGAACATAATAAATTGACGGGCATTCTGTCTCTGCGAGAACTTATCACGAATAATCCTTCAGAGCGCGTAGAGAATTTAATGCGCACTCAATTGATTACAATACAGGACGATGATGACCAGGAAGATGTAGCCCGAATAATCCAGCATTACGATCTTTTGGCACTTCCAGTATTAACGGATGCAGGAGCATTAGTTGGAATTGTAACGGTCGATGATGTGATGGATGTCGTTGAAGATGAAACAACGGAAGATATCGGTGAATTATCTGCCGTTAGAGGGGCTACGGATGTAAATTTATCCGCATTTGCCTCCGCCCGTAAACGGGCGCCTTGGCTTATTTTGTTGATGTTTTTAGGCTTGTTGACAGGGGGTGTGATTGATCAGTTTGAAGAAACGTTAGAAGCGGTTGTGATCTTGGCTGTATTTATCCCCATGATTATGGATTCTGCCGGAAATATAGGCACTCAATCGTTGGCCGTGGTTGTGCGCGGGATTGCTGTGGGAACGTTTCAACGCGAGAGTATCCGCCAGTTATTAAAACGACAGCTGGGCACGGGCCTTATGGTCGGTTTGATGTGCGGAGCCGTTATATTTGTCGTCGTTCCCCTGATTCCGTTTTTTGATGGGTCTTGGATGCTTGGTGCAATTGTAGGTATTTCCATCTTTTTATCTTTAAGCATAGCCTGCGTTGTAGGAGCCATTATGCCTTTAATCATTAACAAGTTGAAGCTTGATCCTGCTCTTGCATCCGGACCATTCGTTACAACCATTGGTGATGTCGTGGGCTTGTTTATTTATTTTTCTATCGCGACATCATTGCTTCAGTATCTTTAA
- the radC gene encoding RadC family protein, translated as MTQSPATKPTLPLQEMPRERLVQEGAAYLSNQELLAILLRTGTTNESVLQLANRLLVEFDGIMMLKEASLEELQAIKGIGQVKAVELRAALELGKRIHTTQQGERYSIKTPEDASDYVMEEMRFLTQEHFVAIYLNTKNQVLHKKTLFIGSLNASIVHPREVFKEALRRSAASIVCLHNHPSGDPSPSQEDREVTKRLVDCGKVLGVEVLDHIIIGDQRYTSLREHGIIP; from the coding sequence TTGACACAATCCCCCGCGACAAAACCCACCCTCCCGTTACAAGAAATGCCCCGTGAACGCCTCGTTCAAGAAGGGGCTGCTTACCTTTCCAACCAGGAACTTCTCGCTATATTGTTAAGAACCGGAACAACGAATGAAAGCGTCTTGCAGTTGGCAAACCGACTGCTTGTCGAATTCGATGGCATTATGATGCTCAAAGAAGCCAGTCTTGAAGAATTGCAGGCGATCAAGGGCATCGGACAAGTGAAGGCGGTTGAATTGCGTGCAGCGCTGGAGCTCGGGAAACGCATCCACACCACCCAGCAAGGGGAAAGGTACTCCATCAAAACTCCCGAAGACGCCTCCGATTATGTAATGGAAGAAATGCGTTTCCTCACCCAGGAACACTTTGTAGCTATTTACCTCAACACGAAAAATCAGGTGTTGCACAAGAAAACGCTGTTTATCGGGAGTCTGAACGCGAGCATCGTCCATCCGCGGGAAGTTTTCAAAGAAGCTTTGCGGCGTTCGGCGGCTTCTATCGTTTGTTTGCATAACCACCCCTCCGGCGATCCGTCCCCGAGCCAAGAGGACCGTGAAGTTACGAAACGCCTCGTCGATTGCGGAAAAGTCCTTGGCGTGGAAGTGCTGGATCATATTATTATCGGCGATCAACGTTATACAAGCTTACGGGAACACGGGATCATTCCATAG
- a CDS encoding Maf family protein, translating to MLTLASASSRRQQLLNESGYEYRVAVSNIEEQIDMEQTPAENAVRLATAKAEDVHERYPEDVILAADTIVGMDNIMLGKPTDAEDAERMLTHLSGRQHEVYTGICIKKGTETRTYSDKTSIYFYHLDTKYIKAYVETGEPLDKAGAYGIQGKGALLVERFTGDYFNVVGLPISKVARVLEGFNIYPRWVKNHE from the coding sequence ATGTTGACACTAGCGTCCGCTTCATCGCGCCGACAGCAACTATTAAATGAAAGTGGCTATGAATATAGGGTGGCCGTCAGCAATATAGAAGAGCAAATCGATATGGAACAAACACCTGCGGAAAATGCCGTTCGATTGGCAACAGCTAAAGCCGAAGACGTGCACGAACGCTATCCGGAAGATGTCATTCTCGCTGCCGATACGATCGTGGGAATGGATAACATCATGCTCGGTAAACCGACGGATGCCGAAGATGCGGAACGCATGCTTACCCATTTATCCGGAAGGCAACACGAAGTTTATACCGGCATCTGCATTAAAAAAGGAACAGAGACACGAACTTATTCGGATAAAACGAGTATCTATTTTTACCATTTGGATACGAAGTATATCAAAGCGTATGTTGAAACGGGCGAACCGTTGGATAAGGCCGGCGCCTACGGCATCCAGGGCAAGGGTGCCCTCTTGGTCGAACGCTTTACCGGTGATTATTTTAACGTCGTAGGGTTGCCGATTTCCAAAGTCGCTCGCGTTCTGGAAGGTTTTAACATCTATCCGCGATGGGTAAAAAATCATGAATGA
- a CDS encoding prepilin peptidase, with protein sequence MLMLGLVFGSFFQVVAVRVPAGKPIAWSRSVCPNCKTTLQARDLFPVFSFLSTMGKCRYCSARISAQYVIVELATAFLFILIYVRFYPLSVEMIAALLVLSLAVIVTITDLRYMRIPNAILLFFAILFVLIRLFIDPLEPWWSPFLAAAISYIILYFILRASGGGIGGGDVKFFAVLGLAFGMWDLLLVFFLSTFFGTLIGLLALVNGRLKTGQAFPFAPSIALAVVIVLLFGDAIWRFYPML encoded by the coding sequence ATGTTGATGCTGGGGCTTGTATTCGGATCATTTTTCCAAGTGGTCGCTGTACGCGTGCCGGCGGGGAAGCCGATCGCTTGGAGTCGTTCCGTATGCCCCAATTGTAAAACAACCTTGCAGGCACGTGATCTTTTTCCTGTTTTTTCGTTCCTGTCTACAATGGGAAAGTGCCGCTATTGTTCTGCGCGCATCTCTGCACAATATGTCATTGTGGAGCTTGCCACTGCTTTTCTCTTTATTCTTATCTACGTACGCTTTTATCCTCTATCGGTCGAGATGATCGCCGCGCTCCTCGTCCTTTCCCTGGCTGTTATTGTTACCATCACCGATCTTCGTTACATGCGCATCCCAAATGCTATTCTTCTCTTTTTTGCCATCCTCTTCGTTTTGATCCGTCTTTTCATTGATCCCCTGGAACCTTGGTGGAGCCCATTTTTGGCCGCGGCAATCAGCTATATCATTTTGTATTTCATCCTGCGTGCGAGCGGTGGCGGAATCGGTGGCGGAGACGTTAAATTTTTCGCTGTGCTCGGGCTCGCGTTTGGCATGTGGGATTTGCTGCTCGTGTTTTTTCTATCGACGTTTTTCGGCACGTTGATCGGTTTGCTTGCGCTCGTAAACGGCCGTTTAAAAACAGGCCAGGCCTTCCCGTTTGCGCCAAGCATTGCATTAGCGGTGGTCATCGTTCTATTGTTCGGTGACGCGATTTGGCGCTTTTATCCAATGCTTTAA
- a CDS encoding bifunctional folylpolyglutamate synthase/dihydrofolate synthase, producing the protein MDTFAEVMAWLKNHRPFGIKPGLERVEHLLEALGHPERRLLSVHIGGTNGKGSTLTYVQSILQASGFRVGTFTSPYIIQFEERISVNGTPIPQEDFISAARAVAPHAASLEKTEWGPPTEFEILTVIANWYFAKIAVPDIVLWEVGLGGRLDSTNVIQPILSAITNVGKDHMHILGSEITDIAKEKAGIIKPAVPVITASRDSEASAVIRACAREMHAPYYAFHEHFELIDGSMDEDGGTFSVGTPFHRYKDLRVFLRGEHQLENGALAVMIADYLRVYRSFPIDEQSLAEGLANAYWPGRLEKMQKSPLVLMDGAHNPEGVERLARYLAEVYPDRTLHILTAFTVEKDPSTMFAPLLSLHPESFIMTTFSHPRATDPAQVSLDAEVFYDWKNGYRELTRRASANDVILFAGSLYFISEVRRNFLGE; encoded by the coding sequence ATGGATACATTTGCAGAAGTGATGGCGTGGCTCAAAAACCATCGCCCATTCGGGATAAAGCCGGGGCTCGAGCGTGTCGAGCATTTATTGGAAGCGCTCGGCCACCCCGAGCGCCGTCTTTTGTCGGTTCATATCGGCGGCACGAACGGAAAAGGGTCAACGCTTACGTATGTACAATCAATTTTACAAGCATCGGGTTTCCGGGTGGGCACGTTTACTTCCCCCTATATCATTCAGTTTGAAGAGCGCATCAGCGTGAACGGTACCCCAATCCCTCAAGAAGATTTCATTTCCGCGGCACGTGCCGTGGCTCCGCATGCGGCTTCCCTGGAAAAGACGGAATGGGGGCCTCCGACGGAATTCGAAATTTTAACAGTGATTGCGAACTGGTATTTTGCCAAAATTGCCGTTCCCGACATCGTCCTATGGGAAGTGGGGCTTGGCGGGCGTTTGGATTCGACGAATGTCATTCAACCCATCTTGAGCGCGATCACAAACGTCGGAAAGGATCATATGCACATTCTCGGTTCGGAAATCACCGATATCGCGAAGGAAAAAGCAGGGATTATCAAACCTGCCGTTCCGGTGATCACCGCTTCTCGGGACTCGGAAGCGTCAGCGGTAATTCGTGCCTGTGCCAGGGAAATGCACGCGCCGTATTATGCGTTTCACGAGCATTTTGAGCTCATCGATGGGTCCATGGACGAAGATGGAGGAACGTTTTCCGTCGGCACGCCGTTTCACCGGTATAAGGACCTTCGTGTATTCCTGCGCGGGGAGCATCAGCTGGAAAATGGCGCCCTTGCGGTTATGATCGCCGATTACCTGCGAGTCTATCGGTCCTTTCCGATTGATGAACAGTCGCTCGCGGAAGGGTTGGCAAACGCTTATTGGCCGGGCCGTCTTGAAAAAATGCAAAAGTCTCCGCTCGTGCTTATGGATGGCGCGCACAACCCGGAAGGCGTCGAGCGTTTGGCCCGTTATCTTGCAGAGGTGTATCCAGACCGGACGCTTCATATTTTAACCGCTTTTACGGTAGAAAAAGATCCGTCAACGATGTTTGCTCCTTTGCTCTCCTTGCATCCCGAGAGTTTCATCATGACGACATTTTCCCATCCAAGGGCAACAGATCCTGCGCAAGTTTCACTGGATGCGGAGGTCTTTTACGATTGGAAAAATGGATACAGAGAGCTGACGAGACGCGCGAGTGCAAATGATGTCATTTTGTTTGCCGGTTCTTTATATTTCATCTCGGAAGTGCGGCGAAATTTTTTGGGTGAATAA